From a single Streptomyces liliifuscus genomic region:
- a CDS encoding ABC transporter ATP-binding protein, producing the protein MTTPDTQRPRPGSDILRTALRRNIGAMVWGTVLMGLYQAGETAFPIALGLIVEHTMQGDRTLGALGLSIGALAVIITTVSLSWRFGMRVLQKANTTEAHRWRVRVAACGLQPVARDVDLKSGEILTIATEDADQTADIIEVVPLLISSLVAVVVAAVALGLADIRLGLLVIVGTVAILSVLSVMSKRIGASTQEQQARVARAGAKVADLIIGLRPLHGFGGNHAAFRSYRKVSTEAKHQAITVAKVNGVYAGTALALNAVLAAAVTLTAGWLAFGGEITIGELVMAVGLAQFIMEPLKLFSEMPKYVMIARASAERMALVLTAPPVTTPGPERPAAGGSLEIDCVRYGTLRDVKFQVPAGEFVAIAVYQPRSAADLASVLAVNVPPEAYEGAVRVGGQELADLSVEAVREHMLVNPYDGEIFAGTLRTNIDPSGTSRTVSEAVEASLLTDVVALHREGLDHGVRDRGANLSGGQRQRLSLARALAADTDVLVLHDPTTAVDAVTEQLIARNIAKLRRGRTTVVLTSSPALLDAADRVLVLDDGVITAEDTHRNLLAKDETYCSAVAR; encoded by the coding sequence ATGACAACTCCTGACACGCAGCGGCCCCGCCCGGGGTCCGACATCCTCCGTACCGCACTGCGCCGCAACATCGGCGCCATGGTGTGGGGCACCGTCCTCATGGGCCTGTACCAGGCGGGTGAGACGGCCTTTCCCATCGCGCTCGGCCTGATCGTCGAACACACGATGCAGGGAGACCGGACCCTCGGCGCGCTCGGCCTGTCGATCGGCGCGCTGGCCGTGATCATCACGACGGTGTCACTGTCGTGGCGGTTCGGGATGCGCGTCCTGCAGAAGGCCAACACGACCGAGGCACACCGCTGGCGGGTGCGGGTCGCGGCCTGCGGACTCCAGCCGGTGGCCAGGGACGTCGACCTCAAGTCCGGCGAGATCCTGACCATCGCCACCGAGGACGCCGACCAGACCGCCGACATCATCGAGGTGGTGCCGCTGCTGATCAGCTCGCTGGTCGCGGTGGTGGTCGCGGCGGTCGCGCTGGGCCTGGCCGACATCCGCCTCGGTCTGCTGGTGATCGTGGGAACCGTCGCGATCCTGTCCGTCCTGAGCGTGATGTCCAAGCGGATCGGGGCCAGTACGCAGGAGCAGCAGGCCCGGGTCGCGCGGGCCGGGGCGAAGGTCGCCGACCTGATCATCGGCCTCCGCCCGCTGCACGGCTTCGGCGGCAACCACGCGGCCTTCCGCTCCTACCGGAAGGTCAGCACGGAGGCCAAGCACCAGGCGATCACCGTCGCCAAGGTGAACGGTGTCTACGCGGGCACCGCGCTGGCCCTCAACGCGGTCCTCGCCGCCGCCGTGACCCTGACGGCGGGCTGGCTGGCGTTCGGCGGCGAGATCACCATCGGGGAGCTCGTCATGGCCGTGGGCCTGGCGCAGTTCATCATGGAACCGCTCAAACTGTTCTCGGAGATGCCGAAGTACGTGATGATCGCGCGTGCGTCCGCCGAGCGGATGGCGCTGGTGCTGACAGCGCCGCCGGTGACGACACCGGGCCCGGAACGCCCGGCCGCGGGCGGCTCCCTGGAGATCGACTGTGTCCGGTACGGGACCCTGCGCGACGTGAAGTTCCAGGTGCCGGCCGGTGAGTTCGTGGCGATCGCCGTCTACCAGCCCCGCTCGGCGGCCGACCTAGCGTCGGTCCTGGCCGTGAACGTCCCGCCCGAGGCGTACGAGGGAGCTGTGCGGGTCGGCGGGCAGGAACTCGCGGACCTGTCGGTCGAGGCGGTGCGCGAGCACATGCTGGTGAACCCGTACGACGGGGAGATCTTCGCGGGCACCCTCCGCACGAACATCGACCCGTCGGGCACCAGCCGGACGGTTTCCGAGGCCGTCGAGGCGTCCCTGCTGACCGATGTCGTCGCCCTGCACCGCGAGGGACTCGACCACGGCGTCCGCGACCGCGGCGCGAACCTCTCGGGCGGGCAGCGCCAACGGCTGTCCCTGGCCCGCGCGTTGGCCGCAGACACGGACGTCCTCGTCCTGCACGATCCGACGACGGCCGTCGACGCGGTCACCGAACAGCTCATCGCCCGCAACATCGCGAAACTGCGCCGGGGCCGCACCACTGTCGTACTCACCAGCAGCCCGGCCCTCCTGGACGCCGCCGACCGAGTCCTCGTCCTCGACGACGGCGTAATCACAGCAGAAGACACCCACCGCAACCTACTCGCCAAGGACGAGACCTACTGCTCAGCGGTGGCCCGATAA
- a CDS encoding MbtH family protein: MSTNPFDDTEGRFLVLVNDEGQHSLWPSFATVPGGWTVAFDENTREACLDFIEANWTDLRPRSLAASMDV, from the coding sequence ATGAGCACCAACCCTTTCGACGACACCGAAGGCCGCTTCCTGGTTCTGGTGAACGACGAGGGCCAGCACTCGCTCTGGCCGTCCTTCGCCACCGTGCCCGGGGGGTGGACGGTCGCCTTCGACGAGAACACCCGAGAGGCGTGCCTGGACTTCATCGAGGCCAACTGGACCGATCTGCGCCCCCGGTCCCTCGCGGCTTCCATGGACGTGTGA
- a CDS encoding alpha/beta hydrolase-fold protein, which translates to MTDAVPGLAADRENAFVAYGLTGKPGTDEFWEAAGTPASVPDGNGGWVTLFLWRGSSASIEFESWSEPVPLRRWGDSDCWHAEVRMPARLRVTYRFLADDAAYADPFNPVGAGGDRSIAATPDAPAQPHWPVVGAGADVVLPLPRTRLRWASERLGGRRTVRVHPVGGGGPVVLLLDGDDWLYLHPAMTAFDSAFAGGEMPPVTLIFLPSKDREAEFACRPELWEAIRDELLPLVAESGVPCDPDRLVVAGQSLGGLSAVYAALEFPELVSRVACQSGSFWWTPDAMGLADPFGGPLGGSVAARLRDRRAAELAGVRVAFDVGEHETRMLPHCAAVEGLASEGGAAVRVSRSPAGHDRAGWRHALLRDVAWVLGAP; encoded by the coding sequence GTGACCGACGCCGTTCCCGGCCTCGCGGCCGACAGGGAGAACGCCTTCGTCGCGTACGGACTGACCGGCAAGCCGGGCACCGACGAGTTCTGGGAGGCGGCGGGGACACCCGCGTCGGTGCCTGACGGCAACGGCGGTTGGGTGACGCTGTTCCTGTGGCGCGGCTCTTCGGCGAGCATCGAGTTCGAGAGCTGGTCGGAGCCGGTGCCCCTGCGCCGGTGGGGCGACTCGGACTGCTGGCACGCCGAGGTGCGCATGCCCGCGCGGCTGCGGGTGACCTACCGGTTCCTCGCGGACGACGCGGCGTACGCCGACCCGTTCAACCCGGTCGGTGCGGGCGGTGACCGGTCCATCGCCGCGACTCCGGACGCCCCGGCCCAGCCGCACTGGCCCGTCGTCGGCGCCGGCGCCGATGTCGTACTGCCCCTCCCGCGCACCCGGCTCCGCTGGGCCAGTGAACGGCTCGGTGGGCGGCGTACCGTGCGGGTCCATCCGGTGGGCGGTGGCGGGCCGGTGGTCCTGCTGCTCGACGGGGACGACTGGCTGTACCTGCACCCGGCCATGACCGCGTTCGACTCGGCCTTCGCCGGTGGCGAGATGCCGCCGGTCACCCTCATCTTCCTTCCGAGCAAGGACAGGGAGGCCGAGTTCGCGTGCAGGCCCGAACTGTGGGAGGCGATCCGGGACGAACTGCTGCCGTTGGTGGCGGAGTCCGGCGTCCCCTGCGATCCGGACCGGCTGGTGGTCGCCGGGCAGAGTCTCGGGGGGCTGAGCGCGGTGTACGCGGCGCTGGAGTTCCCGGAGTTGGTGTCCCGCGTGGCCTGCCAGTCGGGGTCGTTCTGGTGGACGCCCGACGCGATGGGTCTGGCCGACCCGTTCGGCGGGCCGCTCGGTGGGTCCGTCGCTGCGCGGCTGCGGGATCGGAGGGCCGCCGAGCTGGCCGGGGTGCGGGTTGCGTTCGATGTGGGGGAGCACGAGACGCGGATGTTGCCTCACTGTGCGGCGGTTGAGGGCTTGGCCTCGGAGGGTGGGGCGGCTGTGCGGGTTTCGCGGTCGCCCGCGGGGCATGATCGGGCGGGGTGGCGGCACGCGTTGTTGAGGGATGTGGCCTGGGTGTTGGGCGCGCCGTAA
- a CDS encoding amidohydrolase, whose protein sequence is MLRTRLTNARFLTMDPDHPVAHDLGIWRGRIVGLDEAVTSLPAREVIDLQGATVLPGFIDSHVHLAWTGFKAGTPSVAPCTSVEDVLTAVAEAVARTPEGGWADLAGYDQRGLGRHLTAAELDKVSAGRKVFMMHDSGHGCMVNTAVLDLLPAELPHEEGFLAEGAMGAARALRLPYSQQELADAIGTAARTCLAEGVTACAEAGIGGALFGHSPVELGAYQLAQEQGKLPLRVQLMVSADRLRPVTAHKDDGIPRALDLGLRTGFGDDRLSVGALKIYTDGGMMARTAALTGPYQGLDHTGQLQDDPETLADTIVDGHLAGWQLAVHAIGDRAADVALDALERAQRIRPRPGARHRIEHAGLIRPDQLERFARLGVTAVIQPNFLRYFGDDYAAIMGEERAPWLYRGRAFLEHGITLVGSSDRPVADGSPLRAVQFMVERTSTSGQVIGPDEGITVDEALRAYTVAGAFACHWEDSAGSLTPGKRADLVVLGDDPRSVDVSRIGDIEVVATYVDGRETEEAAS, encoded by the coding sequence ATGCTCCGCACCAGACTGACGAACGCCCGCTTCCTCACCATGGATCCGGACCACCCCGTCGCTCACGACCTGGGCATCTGGCGGGGCCGGATCGTGGGCCTGGACGAAGCGGTGACCTCCCTGCCGGCCCGCGAGGTGATCGACCTCCAGGGCGCCACCGTGCTGCCCGGGTTCATCGACAGCCATGTGCACCTGGCCTGGACCGGTTTCAAGGCGGGCACACCGAGCGTCGCCCCGTGCACCTCGGTCGAGGACGTGCTCACCGCCGTGGCCGAAGCGGTGGCGCGTACGCCCGAAGGGGGGTGGGCGGACCTCGCGGGGTACGACCAGCGCGGCCTCGGACGCCATCTCACCGCCGCCGAGTTGGACAAGGTGAGCGCCGGGCGAAAAGTGTTCATGATGCACGACTCCGGGCACGGCTGCATGGTCAACACGGCCGTCCTGGACCTGCTGCCCGCCGAACTCCCGCACGAGGAGGGCTTCCTGGCCGAGGGTGCCATGGGAGCCGCCCGTGCGCTTCGACTGCCCTACTCCCAGCAGGAGTTGGCCGACGCGATCGGGACGGCCGCCCGGACCTGTCTGGCCGAGGGAGTGACGGCCTGTGCGGAGGCGGGCATCGGCGGCGCGCTGTTCGGCCACAGTCCGGTCGAGCTCGGCGCCTATCAACTCGCCCAGGAACAGGGCAAGTTGCCGCTCCGGGTGCAGCTCATGGTGTCCGCAGACCGGCTGCGTCCCGTCACCGCGCACAAGGACGACGGCATACCCAGGGCCCTCGACCTCGGGCTGCGCACCGGGTTCGGCGACGACCGGCTCTCCGTGGGCGCGCTGAAGATCTACACCGACGGCGGCATGATGGCCCGTACCGCCGCGCTGACCGGCCCGTACCAAGGACTCGACCACACGGGCCAGTTGCAGGACGACCCCGAGACCCTCGCGGACACGATCGTCGACGGCCATCTCGCGGGCTGGCAGCTCGCCGTGCACGCCATAGGCGACCGGGCGGCCGATGTCGCCCTGGACGCACTGGAGCGGGCACAGCGGATCCGGCCGCGCCCCGGCGCCCGGCACCGCATCGAGCACGCGGGCCTGATCAGGCCCGACCAGCTGGAGCGCTTCGCGCGGCTGGGCGTGACGGCCGTGATCCAGCCGAACTTCCTGCGGTACTTCGGCGACGACTACGCGGCGATCATGGGGGAGGAGCGGGCGCCCTGGCTGTACCGGGGGAGGGCTTTCCTGGAGCACGGGATCACGCTCGTGGGCAGCTCCGACCGGCCCGTCGCGGACGGATCGCCGCTCAGGGCCGTGCAGTTCATGGTCGAGCGCACGTCCACCTCGGGTCAGGTCATCGGCCCGGACGAGGGCATCACGGTCGACGAGGCCCTGCGCGCGTACACCGTGGCCGGCGCCTTCGCCTGCCACTGGGAGGACAGCGCGGGAAGTCTGACCCCGGGGAAACGCGCCGACCTGGTCGTCCTGGGCGACGACCCGAGGAGTGTCGACGTCTCGCGCATCGGCGACATCGAGGTGGTCGCGACGTACGTCGACGGCCGTGAGACCGAGGAGGCCGCGTCGTGA